A region of the candidate division WOR-3 bacterium genome:
ATTGAGGATTCCTCGTGAGCGCCCTGATTGGCAGATGAAGCTGCATAATGGCTGATAGTGTCTGTTAACTCCCTCCGACGCGACCTGAACTACTTTGTGTGAATGTGAGGCTGCAGATTCTGTGCCTGCTGAACTGCAAGGCTCGGTATCCATAACGCACTGGAGCTTCCATGTGTTATAGGGAATGATAATTTTTCCAACCAGTGCGACAGTTGCCCCACTCTTCTTACTATGCTGTGTAAGTGCTGATTAAGCAAATGATTAGAACCGCGACCCGGGCGATGAGTTCTTGCCGGTCTGCTGCTCGAGTCGGTTCAAGAATGACCTGACTTTGATAACTTCCTGATTGTCGGGTGCAATTTCCAAGTACGCGCTCAGGTAGTACTTGGCACTGTCCGCCTGGTCGGAGTAGAAATAGACAATGCCCTTGTTTTCGACCGGGCTGGGATAGGCCGGAAAGTAGGCAAGGGCTAGGTTGAAGTCGGAAAGAGCTCCCTTGCTGTCGCCGGTGCTGAACCGCAGGATGCCGCGACGGTTCGCCGCAGCCGCAAACCGTCGGCAAAGGTCTTGGGTCTCAACGTCCAAGAACCGGTCGGTGTTATACCGGTCAGGCCCAGGAAAGACGAGTCTTATTGAGTCTGCGGGCTTCGGCTTGGTGCCAGGAGACAGGAGTCGGTAGGTCAACCCGTGGAGCTCAAGTGGAAACTCGCGCCACGATTCGGCCCAGGTCTGGAAGTCAGCCGGTAGCCAGAACAACGGCCGGTCGCTAATCCACTGCTGAATCAGCAGGTGCTTGACCTCCTGGGTTGTGTTTCGAGCAAGGTCACCGAACTCGAGAGCGCGCACCCTTGTCTGCCATAGCCTACTAGCGAGCATGAACGCACGTTCAGGAACCGGCGCATGGGCGTTGACAGCCTGGAGGTACCAGGGGAAGACGAGCAGATACTCGCACACTACGAGAACCGGGTCGTTACCGGTCTCTGCGACAAGCCACTCCATTCCACGGGTCGTGCTATAGTCATCAGTGAACAAGACCGAGCCTTCCGGCACTTCGTTCCTTAGGGACTCGCTGAGAACGCGCAGGCCGTGCAACTCGCTGCGGTCATGCTGGCGATAGAAAAACGCCAGAGGCAGAATCAGCAAAAGAAATCCCACCACCGCCGCAGCACTGTGCTTCCTACGGACGAGTGCGAAGCCGCAGCCGAGCACGACTACTGCAGCAAAATACGCTGGCAGGAAAAAACCTTCTTTGTCCGGTATGTTGTAGGCAGCAGCGAAACCGGACACAAGGACAAAGCTGAGGAGCATAGCCACACCAAGCCTGCGGTTCTTTTTCAGACAGAACGCGACCCCAGGTATGATTAGCACCCACAGGGCGAGAAACTGCTTGCCAAGTAGTTGCGGCAGGACGGCCAGTTGCCGGCCCAGGTAGCCAGAAACACCGGCTCCAAGCCGGTATTGGTAAGTCCGGCCGGACACGAACTCAAATAGGGTCTCTAGGTCGGTAATGCCGCCCCAACTGGCGAGGGTACCACTACGGCCGAGCAACGGCAGCGTGAGGTATAGCAGCGGACCAAGAGCAAGTAGGGTCATACATGCGGCCAGGCCGCGCAGCCCGAGGTCCCGAGGTCGCCGTGCCCACGCAATGATAAGCAGGCCCGGGAGCCAGAACATAGTGGTGAGATGATTCGCGAGTCCGAGTCCGAACACGAATGCGGCCACAAAAAGCGATCCGGCTTGACCCCACTCGGCCCAGGGGAGTACTGCGTACAGCG
Encoded here:
- a CDS encoding DUF2723 domain-containing protein, giving the protein LTACRDIFWADTTEFMLCGRFLYLPHPPGYPLLTLVLRTVSLIPVLTMPFRMNLVSSLAAAGSCLFVFLAVRQLTRDQLAGLFAALAWGFSFELWSQATVLEAYSFNVLLISAALYAVLPWAEWGQAGSLFVAAFVFGLGLANHLTTMFWLPGLLIIAWARRPRDLGLRGLAACMTLLALGPLLYLTLPLLGRSGTLASWGGITDLETLFEFVSGRTYQYRLGAGVSGYLGRQLAVLPQLLGKQFLALWVLIIPGVAFCLKKNRRLGVAMLLSFVLVSGFAAAYNIPDKEGFFLPAYFAAVVVLGCGFALVRRKHSAAAVVGFLLLILPLAFFYRQHDRSELHGLRVLSESLRNEVPEGSVLFTDDYSTTRGMEWLVAETGNDPVLVVCEYLLVFPWYLQAVNAHAPVPERAFMLASRLWQTRVRALEFGDLARNTTQEVKHLLIQQWISDRPLFWLPADFQTWAESWREFPLELHGLTYRLLSPGTKPKPADSIRLVFPGPDRYNTDRFLDVETQDLCRRFAAAANRRGILRFSTGDSKGALSDFNLALAYFPAYPSPVENKGIVYFYSDQADSAKYYLSAYLEIAPDNQEVIKVRSFLNRLEQQTGKNSSPGSRF